Genomic window (Sphingomonas sp. S1-29):
AGCCCCTTGATGTCGCCGGGCAGCAGCGCCTCGAGCGCGGCATCGGCACCTTCGCCCTCGATCCGCAGCTGGCCCATATGGCTGACATCGAACAGCCCGGCGCTTTCGCGCACCCACAGATGCTCGGCCATGATGCCGTCATATTGGATCGGCATGTGATAGCCCGCGAACTCGACCATCCGCGCGCCGCGATCGCGATGCCAGGCATCGAGCGGCAACGTTTCGATTGCCGGGGTTTCGGGCGCCTCGGTCGGTTCGTCGATGACGTGGTCGCTCATGGGATTCCTCGGATCAAAGGGGTGCACGACGATGCTGCCGCTTGCGCGCCGCACCGGTCGCCCCCTCTGTCACGGAACCTGAGAGCTTTCGCCGCCGCCCCTGTCGGGCGTTGTTCGGCTTACCCCTTCGGTGGACGCCAGCTCAAAGCCGCGCCGCTTTCCAGAGTGTCGTCGGCACCGCGCGGTCCCGTGTACCTGAGAGATTCCGGGGCGGTTGCTCCTTCGGTGGCTTCGGTTGTCCGAAACGCTCTCCCGCGCGTGCCCATGCCGGTTGCCCGGTATCGACGATCAAAGTCTTGGCTGCACGAACGAAGCGAGTCAATCGTCACTTCATACCGCCAGTGCAGTGCCGAAGAACCGAGTCAGCGGGTCGCGTTATACTTCAGCTGTTCGTCGGTCAGCTGGAAGCCCACCAATGCCTCGAAGGTCGCGCGGGCAACCGCCTCGCGGACGCCCGGCGCGGTGAGCGGATCGACCGCGGCTTCCTCGCGGCCCGCACGGCGGCGCTTGGTGAGCTGTTCGCGCACTTCCTGCGGCAGCGTCGCCGCGCTCTTGGCGATGACGCTGGTCGCGGTCGCCTGCCCCGATGCGCGCAGCTGGCCCGCGGGGAAGCTGAGCGTCACCTGGTCGACGCGCTTGGCGGTCACGTTGCTGCCGCCGCGCACGATCGCGATGAAATAGGGCATCGTCACCGTGCGCGGCTGATCGGCGCGGGTGCGGCGCGCGAGCACGTCGAAGGTGACCGTGGTCACGACGTCGGCGCCGGTCTCGCTGCAGGTCGAGCGGACGTTGGTGATGGTCGCGGTGACGTCGATCGCGCTCGCCTCGCGGCTGGCTGGCGGATCGAAGAGCGTGATGTCGCCGGTGCCCGCAGGGACCGCGACGATCGGGCAGGCGGTGCGCACCGCGCTGATCCCGACGCCGCCCTCGAGCTCGATATCGCCGGTGCGCGAACAGCCGGTGAGGATGGTGGAGGCCAGCACGAGCGGCACGGCAAGCTTGCGGATCGTCACGTTGGCACACACCTTCTTTACGTAGAGCAACGGCTTTGCAGAAAAAGCGGGCCGGCGCGATATGCACCGTCCCGATCGGGCGCGACCATAGGAACCGCCTTCCGCGCACGCAAGCAATCGCGTAGAGACCGAACACGATGACCGACCAGCCAAAACCAAGCCTAGAGCTTCTCATCGCCGCGCCGCGCGGCTTCTGCGCCGGGGTCGATCGCGCGATCCAGATCGTCGAGCTGGCGATCGAGAAATATGGCGCGCCGGTCTATGTGCGGCACGAGATCGTCCACAACCGCTTCGTCGTCGACAGCCTGCGCGATAAGGGCGCGGTGTTCGTCGACCATCTCGACGAAGTGCCCGACGGGGTGCCGGTGGTGTTCTCGGCGCATGGCGTGCCCAAGGCAGTGCCCGCCAAGGCCGCCGAGCGCGGGCTCTCCTATCTCGACGCGACCTGCCCGTTGGTGTCGAAAGTGCATCGCCAGGCCGAGCGGCTGGTCGCCGCCGGCCGCCACATCGTCTTCATCGGCCATGCCGGCCATCCCGAAGTGATCGGCACCTTCGGCCAGGTACCCGCAGGCGACATGACGCTGGTCGAGACGGTCGAGGATGTCTGGACGATCAGCGTGCCTGACGACCAGAATGTCGCGTTCCTGACGCAAACGACGCTGTCGGTCGACGATACCGCGGCGATCGTATCAGCGTTGCAGGCACGCTTCCCCGCGGTACAGGCGCCGCGCCCCGACGATATCTGCTACGCCACCACCAACCGCCAGACCGCGGTGAAGGCGATCGCCAGCGCGTGCGACCTGATGCTGGTGATCGGCGCGCCCAATTCGTCGAATTCGGTTCGGCTGGTCGAGGTCGCCGAGCGCGAAGGCACCCGCGCCAAGCTGATCCAGCGCGCCGCCGAGCTCGATTTCGCCTGGTTCGCGGATGTCCGGACCCTGGGGATCACCGCGGGCGCCTCGGCCCCCGAAATCCTGGTGCGTGAAGTGGTCGATGCGATCGCCCAGCGATTCGACGTGCAGGAGCGCGAGGTCGAGACCAACCGCGAGACGATCGCATTCAAGCTGCCGCGGGGGCTGGAGGCGGCGTAGCCACTTTTTTCCGTTCGTCCTGAGTAGGGGCTGAGCGAAGGCGAAGACCCGTATCGAAGGACATTGCCCGAAGCTGACGGCTGCTTCGATACGCCGCTTCGACAAGCTCAGCGGCTACTCAGCACGAACGGTGGGTGGGCGGTGTCTGCGTTTTATTTGGACCGACAGGAACTTCATGGCCGTCTACACTCAAGTTTCCGCCGAATCGCTCTCAACCTTCCTAGCGAAGTTCGACGTCGGCGAGCTCGTCTCGGCCAAGGGGATCGCCGAGGGGGTGGAGAACTCAAACTATCTCGTCGAGACGACGCGCGATCGCTTCATCCTAACGCTGTACGAAAAGCGCGTGTCGGTCGGCGACCTGCCCTTTTTCCTCTCACTGCTCGATCACCTCGCCGCCGACGGCAATCCGGTGCCGCCCGCGATCCCCGATCGCGAAGGCCAGACGATCCACACGCTCGAGGGGCGGCCAGCCTGCTTGATCCGCTTCCTCTCGGGCGTATCGGTCAGCCACCCGACGCCGGCGCAGGCGCGCGCGGCGGCGCAGGCGCTGGGGCGGATGCATGCCAGCCTTGCGACCTTCGAGGGCGTTCGCGCCAACGGGCTCGGGGCGGCGCATTGGCGACCGCTGCTCGACCAGTGCGGCGAATCGATGAACCAGATCGCGCCCGGGCTGTACGACCGCGTCGCGCGCTCGCTCGATGCGGTGCTAGGCGACTGGCCGAGCGACCTCGCGGTCGCGGCGATCCACGCCGATCTGTTTCCCGACAATGTGCTGATGCTGGGCGACCGGATCACCGGGCTGATCGACTTCTACTTCGCCTGCACCGACATTCGCGCCTATGATTTGGCGGTGATGCATTCGGCCTGGGGCTTCGACGCGCAAGGGAACCCGCTCGACCCAGCCATCGGCCGCGCGCTGGTGGCCGGCTATGCCGACAGCTTCGCGCTGACCCCGCAGGAGCGCGCCGCGCTGCCGGTGCTGGCGCGCGGCGCGTGCATCCGTTTCCTGCTGACGCGCGCCTGGGACTGGCTGAATACGCCGGCGGGCGCGCTGGTAACGCGCAAGGATCCGCTGGCCTATCTGCGCCGGCTCGACTGGTATGAATCGAACCCGAAGGCTTTTGCGTGACCGACCTGCCCGCTGAAAAACCTGCCAAAGAACTGCCTCATGTCGAAATCGCCACCGACGGCGCATGCAAGGGCAACCCCGGCCCCGGCGGCTGGGGCGCGCTGATCCGCTTCGGCACCACCGAAAAGGAATTGTCGGGCGGCGAGGCGCTGAGCACCAACAACCGCATGGAGCTGATGGCGGCGATCGAGGGGCTGAACGCGCTGACCAAGCCCTGCCGCGTGACGCTGTCGACCGACAGCCGCTACGTCATGGATGGGCTGACCAAATGGATTCATGGCTGGCGCAAGAACGGCTGGAAGACCGCCGCGCGCCAGCCGGTGAAGAACGCCGAATTGTGGCAGGCGCTGCTCGCGGCGGCGGCACCGCACCGGGTCGAGTGGAAATGGGTGAAGGGGCATGCCGGCCACCCCGACAATGAGCGCGCCGATCGGTTGGCGAGCGATGCCGCGGTGGTAGCTGGGCGGCGGTAATCTCTCCCCTCCCTGGCAGGGAGGGGTCGGGGGTGGGTCGAGGCCTGCGGGTACGGCTGCCCCGCCAGCCGAGGCGACCGTATCGCGAACACTCGACCCACCCCCTGCCCCTCCCTTTCAGGGAGGGGGGATCAGCAACCTCCCCGGCGCATACACCGCCGCATCGAGCCCCGCGATCCAGTCGGGCCGCTCTCCCCCGACGAGCAACCACGCCGCCAGCGCCGCCGCGGCGGGCGCGGTCTGGATGCCGAAGCCGCCTTGGCCCGCGAACCAGAAGAACCCCTCGGCGCTCGGATCGAAGCCATATACCGGCAGCCGATCGGGAGCGAAGCTGCGCAGCCCGGCCCAGCGGCGCTCGACCGCCTCGATCCGCCAGTCGACCGCGCGCTCGAAGCGGTCGATCGCGGTGGCGACATCGATGTCTTCGGGCGCGACGTCGCGCGGGGTGTCGGGGACCTCGTCGTGCGGCGACAGCCAGACGCGGCCCCCCGCCTCGGGCTTGAAATAGAAACGGTCGCGACCGTCGCGAACGAGCGGCGCGTCGGCGGCCATCGGCGGATCGACCCGCAGCTGAACCATGGTTCGCCGCAGCGGCGCGATGCCTAGCGGCGCGACCCCTGCCATCACCGCGACCGGGTCGGCCCAAGCGCCGGCTGCGTTGACCAGCACCGCCGCCTCGAACGTTCCGGCACGCGTTTCGAGCCGCCACGCGTCGCCGGCGCGGGTGGCGGCGAGCAGCCCGGCGCGCGTCTCCAGCGTCGCGCCGGTCCGCCGCGCGAGCGCAAGATACGCGCCATGCAGCGCCGCAACGTCGATGTCCTGGCAGGTGGGCTCGTACACCGCCTGCGTCCATTCGGGGCGAAGCCCGGGCAGCATCGCACGCGGATCGACCCGGTCGAGCACGACCCCCGACTCGGCGAATTCGTCGAGAAAGGCATCGAGCGCGCCGGCATCCTCATCGGTGGCGATGAACAATTCGCCGCGCGGCTTGAGGAAGCTGACCCCGCCGAGCTCGGCAGGCGGATCGCACAGGATCGCGCCCGAGGCAGTGGTGAGCGGCTGCACCCCGGGCCCGCCATAGGTTTCGGACCAGAACGCCGCCGACCGTCCGGTGGCGTGATAGCCCGGCTGATCCTCGACCTCGAGCAGCAGCACGCTTGCCGCGCTGCCGATCGCCGCCGCCAGGCTTGCGCCGGCGATGCCGCCGCCGACGATCGCGATGTCGTAGGTCATGCCGGCGCCCTTGCATCGAGGAAGCGATCGATCGCCGCCAGCGCGCGGTCGCGCACCGGATCGGCCTCGCGCAGGATTTCATGCGCCGATTCGCGCCCGAACCGGACCAACTGGGCATCGGGCAGCCGCTCCAGCGTCGCCACTGCGGCGTGGGGATCGACCAGCCCGTCGGCGTCGGCGATGAGCCCCAGCAAAGGCGTACGCATCGCGGCGAGCCTCGGCTCCTGCCGCAATGCGCGGGTCTGGGTGAAAGCTTCGGCCACCCAGTTCCAGCTCGGCGGCCCGGTCATCAGCCGCGGATCGGCCTGTTGCCACCAGGTTTCGTCGGCATAGCGATCGGCGTCGTGGGTGAGCAGCGTCTGGCGCGTCTCGGTGGTGGCGGGGCGTTCATTGCCCTTCCATGCCGCGCGTGCGGGATCGCCGAGCCTGCGCATCGCGCTCGCCGCCCATTCGCCGAGCCGCGCGGCGACCGGCCCCTTCAACCCCAACATCGGCGCGACCAGCACCGCGGCCTGCGGCGCGATCGCCGAATCGACGAGCGCGCGCAGCACCACATAGCCGCCCATCGAATGGCCGATCACGACATGCGGCCCCGGCGTGGTCGCGACCCATTGGTCCCAGAACGCCGCGAGATCGGCGCCATAGTCGGCGAACGATTCGACATGTCCGCAATGCGGCGCGGGCGAACAGCGCCCCGATCCGCCCTGCCCGCGCCAATCGAAGCTGGCGATCGTCCAGCCCTGCGCATGCCAATGCGCGAAGCCTTCGAGATACTTTTCGAACACATCGCCGCGACCGCCGAGGAACAGCAGCGATCCGCGCGCCGGCGTCGCCTGCGACGGCCAATCGAACCGGCGATGCTGCCAAGCGTCGGGCGCGTCCCATGTCGCGATGCGCGCGCCCATCGGGACCGCGCGCCGAATTGCTTCCAAACCTGCCATCTGCGGTGGTTACTTTTTGGAAAGCCGTGTCGTCTAGGGAATAGGCGACATGGGGGATGTTTTCGCTTGGGGGCTGCCGATCGCGCTGGCCGCATTGCTGGTTTCGGCCGGGATCGAAGACGTGCGCAAGCGCGAGATCGCCAATTGGAAGAACGCCGCGATCGCGCTGATGGCGCCCTTGTGGTGGATCGCGATCGGGCTGCCGGTGTGGCCCGGCATGGCGATCCAGCTGGGCGTCGCGCTGCTGGTCTTCGGCCTGTTCGCCGCGGCGTTCGCTGCCGGCATGATGGGGGGCGGCGACGTCAAGATGATCGCCGCGCTGGCGCTCTGGTTTCCGCTGCATTCGCTGTTGTGGCTGCTGGTGGTGATGTCGCTGGTCGGCGGCGCGCTGACGCTGGTGATGCTGATCGACCACAGGCGGCGCAACAACGCCGGCCAGCCCGAGATACCGTATGGCGTCGCGATCGCCTGTGCCGCGCTGCTCACGTTAGGCGAACCACTCTTTAACCATTTTGGTTGACTACGCGATGCCGGGACAACCGGCCCGCATCTGAAAAAGGCCTGAACTGTCATGGATGGACGGAAGATCATTCTCCTGGTGGGCGCGCTCGTCATCGCGGCGATCACCGCGTTCATGGCACGGACGCTGATGCAGGGCAGCGCGGCGCCGGTCGCCGGCGCGCAGGTGCAGGCAGCGCCAGTAAGCAGCGTCAAGGTGTTGGTCGCCACGCGGGCGTTGCCGGTGGGAACGATCCTGGGGCCCGAATCGATGAAGTTCCAGCCCTGGCCCGAAGAGCTGATCCAGAACGCCTATCATTTGGAGGGCAAGGTCGACCTGCGGGCGCTGCAGGGCACGGTCGTCCGCTTCGCGGTGCCCGCGGGCCAGCCAATCGCGCAAGGGTCGCTGGTGCGCCCCGGCGACCGCGGGTTCCTGGCGGCAGCGTTGGGGCCGGGCATGCGCGCGGTGACCGTGCCGGTATCGGCGCAGAGCGCGGTCGCGGGCTTCGTGTTTCCGGGCGACCGCGTCGATCTCATCTTGACCCAGTCGGTGCCCGGGGGCGGCGATGGCGAGCCGCTCAAGGCGTCGGAGACGGTGCTGCGCAACCTGCGCGTGCTGGCGACCGACCAGCGCGTCGACAACCAGACCGACGAAGCGGGCAAGACTGTGGTCTCGACCTATTCGACCGTTACCGTCGAGGTGACCCCCAAGATCGCCGAGAAGATCGCGGTCGCGCAGACCGTCGGCGACCTGTCGCTGTCGCTGCGCTCGATCGCCGACAACGCCACCGAACTCGAGGAAGCAATCGCGTCGGGCGAGGTCACCGTGCCCGAAACCGACGATCCGCGCGCCGAAAAGGCGATGCTGGCGCGGCTCGCGGCGCGGCCGATCGAAGCGCGATCGAGCGTATCGACCGGCGCCGATATCTCGCGCTTCCAGCGCAGCAGCGTACCGGGTCGACCGCCAGCCAATGCTGGCGGCAACATGCAGCCAGCGCCGCCTGTGATGCCGGGGATGGTACCTGCACAAGGTCCAGCGGCGGTCACGATGGGACCGGTCGTGCGCGTGTCGCGCGGCACCGCGGTGACCGCAGTCGAAGTCGGGGGAAAGAAGTAACATGACGAAGATCCGCTCTTCGCTGCGCACCGCGCTGGCGCTTGCCGCCGCATCGGGTGCGATCGGCGCATCGATGCCTACCGCAGCGCAAAATGTCAGCTCGCCGAGCGAAATGCTCCAGCTAAGCACCGGGCGGGGACAGCTGGTCACCGTGCGCGAACCGATCACCGACGTGTTCGTCGCCAGCGAGGGCGTCGCCGACGTCACCGTCCGCTCGCCGACCCAATTCTGGGTGTTCGGCAAGAAGGCGGGGGAAACGACGGTCTATGCCGTCACCAAGGCGGGCAAGGTCGCCTATTCGTCGAACCTTCGCGTCGGCAATAATTTC
Coding sequences:
- the ispH gene encoding 4-hydroxy-3-methylbut-2-enyl diphosphate reductase → MTDQPKPSLELLIAAPRGFCAGVDRAIQIVELAIEKYGAPVYVRHEIVHNRFVVDSLRDKGAVFVDHLDEVPDGVPVVFSAHGVPKAVPAKAAERGLSYLDATCPLVSKVHRQAERLVAAGRHIVFIGHAGHPEVIGTFGQVPAGDMTLVETVEDVWTISVPDDQNVAFLTQTTLSVDDTAAIVSALQARFPAVQAPRPDDICYATTNRQTAVKAIASACDLMLVIGAPNSSNSVRLVEVAEREGTRAKLIQRAAELDFAWFADVRTLGITAGASAPEILVREVVDAIAQRFDVQEREVETNRETIAFKLPRGLEAA
- the thrB gene encoding homoserine kinase, encoding MAVYTQVSAESLSTFLAKFDVGELVSAKGIAEGVENSNYLVETTRDRFILTLYEKRVSVGDLPFFLSLLDHLAADGNPVPPAIPDREGQTIHTLEGRPACLIRFLSGVSVSHPTPAQARAAAQALGRMHASLATFEGVRANGLGAAHWRPLLDQCGESMNQIAPGLYDRVARSLDAVLGDWPSDLAVAAIHADLFPDNVLMLGDRITGLIDFYFACTDIRAYDLAVMHSAWGFDAQGNPLDPAIGRALVAGYADSFALTPQERAALPVLARGACIRFLLTRAWDWLNTPAGALVTRKDPLAYLRRLDWYESNPKAFA
- the rnhA gene encoding ribonuclease HI → MPAEKPAKELPHVEIATDGACKGNPGPGGWGALIRFGTTEKELSGGEALSTNNRMELMAAIEGLNALTKPCRVTLSTDSRYVMDGLTKWIHGWRKNGWKTAARQPVKNAELWQALLAAAAPHRVEWKWVKGHAGHPDNERADRLASDAAVVAGRR
- a CDS encoding NAD(P)/FAD-dependent oxidoreductase encodes the protein MTYDIAIVGGGIAGASLAAAIGSAASVLLLEVEDQPGYHATGRSAAFWSETYGGPGVQPLTTASGAILCDPPAELGGVSFLKPRGELFIATDEDAGALDAFLDEFAESGVVLDRVDPRAMLPGLRPEWTQAVYEPTCQDIDVAALHGAYLALARRTGATLETRAGLLAATRAGDAWRLETRAGTFEAAVLVNAAGAWADPVAVMAGVAPLGIAPLRRTMVQLRVDPPMAADAPLVRDGRDRFYFKPEAGGRVWLSPHDEVPDTPRDVAPEDIDVATAIDRFERAVDWRIEAVERRWAGLRSFAPDRLPVYGFDPSAEGFFWFAGQGGFGIQTAPAAAALAAWLLVGGERPDWIAGLDAAVYAPGRLLIPPP
- a CDS encoding alpha/beta fold hydrolase, with the translated sequence MAGLEAIRRAVPMGARIATWDAPDAWQHRRFDWPSQATPARGSLLFLGGRGDVFEKYLEGFAHWHAQGWTIASFDWRGQGGSGRCSPAPHCGHVESFADYGADLAAFWDQWVATTPGPHVVIGHSMGGYVVLRALVDSAIAPQAAVLVAPMLGLKGPVAARLGEWAASAMRRLGDPARAAWKGNERPATTETRQTLLTHDADRYADETWWQQADPRLMTGPPSWNWVAEAFTQTRALRQEPRLAAMRTPLLGLIADADGLVDPHAAVATLERLPDAQLVRFGRESAHEILREADPVRDRALAAIDRFLDARAPA
- a CDS encoding A24 family peptidase, which translates into the protein MGDVFAWGLPIALAALLVSAGIEDVRKREIANWKNAAIALMAPLWWIAIGLPVWPGMAIQLGVALLVFGLFAAAFAAGMMGGGDVKMIAALALWFPLHSLLWLLVVMSLVGGALTLVMLIDHRRRNNAGQPEIPYGVAIACAALLTLGEPLFNHFG
- the cpaB gene encoding Flp pilus assembly protein CpaB codes for the protein MDGRKIILLVGALVIAAITAFMARTLMQGSAAPVAGAQVQAAPVSSVKVLVATRALPVGTILGPESMKFQPWPEELIQNAYHLEGKVDLRALQGTVVRFAVPAGQPIAQGSLVRPGDRGFLAAALGPGMRAVTVPVSAQSAVAGFVFPGDRVDLILTQSVPGGGDGEPLKASETVLRNLRVLATDQRVDNQTDEAGKTVVSTYSTVTVEVTPKIAEKIAVAQTVGDLSLSLRSIADNATELEEAIASGEVTVPETDDPRAEKAMLARLAARPIEARSSVSTGADISRFQRSSVPGRPPANAGGNMQPAPPVMPGMVPAQGPAAVTMGPVVRVSRGTAVTAVEVGGKK